Part of the Pseudomonas sp. P8_241 genome is shown below.
CTTCATTGCCCTCGAAGAATTGATTAAAGAAATCAACACGAAAATTTCCGAGACCGCCGAGCTGATCAACCAGAAGAAGTTGTTGAAGACGGAAAATAATGCCGCACTCGTGTTGGCAAAACGTAAGGAATTGGTGATGTTGTAGAGGTGCTTGAGTGAATGAACCGCCCTGCAAGTTGACTCAGGACGTGGGGCGATTCCCTTACTTTCAAGCACGTGAAGCGCGGCAAGCTGTGTAAAGTTTGCCGATTACCTGGACTATCTCGAGCTTGTAAAAAACTCAAGAGTCCGCTGGTCAATTAGTTTTATAGAAACGTCAATTCAAGGAGTTTGTCATGACAGATGAAATTGTTCGATACAAGAAAAACGTTTTCACCAACGATGGCCAAACTGACGTTGATGGATTCATGCCAAAGCTGGAGAAAGTCAAGGAACTCATCAAAGACGCCGGGGCGATAACGGTATATTACGGTTTTCACGGGAACACTGAAGGCGAGTTTGACCGGAAATTCGAGCCTGACGAGTTGCAAAAATCATTGGGAATTGCACGATCATTTCCAGGTGCCACCATGGTGCAGGTCGACGGCCCGGATGACCCAAAAATCGACTACGTTAAACATAATGAAAACGGACAAGTGCTTTTCACTTGGTGCGATAGTGACACGTACATCAAGACCAAAAAGCTACTGCCGGACATTGTCTGATAGGCAGTCGCTGCACCTGACCACCGGTTGACTTCAACTGGCGGCCCCGACCTGTCGTTGCAAGCGAACGCGGTCACATGATGCTGATCGCGGCCGCTGCACATTTCGCAACGAGTAGGGACCGGGCCTGAGGCCACACCCTCAGAACGCATACTCCAGCGCCAGGCGGTTTTGCCAAAAATTTTTCTCCTGTCCTGGCTGACGTTGCAGGCCGATAAAGTCAGCAATGCTCAGACCTTGCAAACTGCCGGCGAATTTATAGATGGCGAAGCCCATGTATTCGGACTGATTGATACTGGCTACGCCAGTCGTTGGTTTCAGGTCCATGAATGAATAACGGGCACCGACGAACAGGTGATCGCGCAGCGCACCGTTGATATCGACTGCATAAGCATTTCCGGCACCGAGATCCTGGGTGCTGGTCAGGAACGGTTGAGCGAACAGTGGACCGGAACTGACGTTGTGGGAGTAGGGGGTGACAAGGGCGCCGTTGAGGTAGCTGTTCGGGTCCGGCACGATCCGGTCGTAACCGAGGCTGGCGGTCAACGAATTGTGCTTGATGCCCAACTGCACGCCATAGACTCGGCTATGGATTTCGCCAAGCAGTTCTCGCCCCTCGCTATCTTCATGGAATGCCTGCACACCTATGAACGGTTTGATGCTGCCTTCGCGTCTGCTCAGCCCGCCCTCGAGGTAGGTCAAATGCGCATAGTCCAGATACTCGAAGTGCCAGGCCTTGGCTTTGAGCTCCACCGGCTCGAAGTTCAGGGTGCGGGCACCGCCCACTCCCCAGAAACCATCAGTGTCTTGGTCACCCAGGCCTGAATAGGCATCGAAGCTGTGGTTGTAGGTCGTTTGCTTGGTGAATGAGTCGTCGATGTATGACTTGAAACGGTACATGCGCAGCGCGGTGACATGGTTGTCGTTGTCACCGTAACGGGCATAAACACCCTGGAACAGTTGTGGTGCAATTCGCCAGTCGTAAGTACTGGCGAACGGTACATCCACTTCCTGATTGCCGGCGACCAACTTGAAATTTTCGTGTTCCCACTTCACATAGGCTTCGCCCATCGCCGTGACGTTCGGGCCCAGGTAACCATCGCGTTCGGAAGGGTCGTCGGAATGTGCGATGCCCCTTTGAATGTAGCCGCTCAGGCCCAGGCTAAAGCCCTCGTAGCGGGCGCTGAAAAAGCCGAGCTTGCCGCCGTAACTCAAGGTGTCCTGGGTCTTGCCCGGGGTGAAAAAGGCATTGTGGGCAGCGTAGTAAAGCGTGCGCAAATTACCGTCGATGCGGCCGCCGCTGATCATTTCGGCCAATGTATCGGCTTCGCCGTCGACCTGTGGCGTCGCGGTATCGTGGAGTACCGATTGGTCCTGCTGCTGCACCGGTTCGGTCAGAGTGCCGGGGCGCTGTTGGACCGCGATCATATCGGCATCACCGGGCCGCTGCTCGTCGGCCCAGGCAACTGCTGGCAGGCTGACGGCCAGCGCGAACAGGAGGCGAGTGGAGGGAGTGTTGCCGTACCGCTTCTTGTCTCGTTTCATTGCTGTTCTTCCATTAGCAGGGATTTTTCCGGGGCAAGCGCGACCGCACCTGGCCAAAATATGGCCACGCGAAACAGCGCTGCTGGAGCGGGCGTGAAATGTCGGGAGAGAAAAATCAGCCGGCTTTAAAGGCCGACCTAATCACCGGGCGGGTCGATCCCGGTGGTGGCTATACCGGCGTATTCCAGGTTCGGATCTTTCCGGGGTTGAGCAGCCCGGCGGGGTCAAGCTGCCGTTTGAGTTCAATAACTGCCGGGTCCAGGGCACCACTGTGCTTGCCGTCTTCAAGGGTGAACACATGGGGGTCGTTGATCGTGATGCCATGGGTGCGATGGAGTTCGATGAGCGCTTGAAGCTGTTGCGGATCCCGGTAGCGCACCAGTGGCAGGCCTGCGCAAACGATGCGTCCCTGCAGGTCACGGATGAACTCCAGATGGGTCAGCACTTCGTCATCCCCCACCAGCGACCTGATCGTCTGGAGTTGAGACCAGGTCTGGCCATACTCGTAACCGCTTTGCAGGTAAGTAAGGGTCTTGTCCTCCTTGAGCGCGTGCAACGTGGTGTGGTTCCAGCAGTATTCGAGCAGGCTGTGGCCGCTTTCACGCACCTGCGCCGCACTCTGCATCAAAGCAATACGCCCGCCATGACGGTTGACCAGCTGCTCCAGTGGGTCCCGGGCCTGGGACGGTACTGCCGCGATCACCGCGTGTTCTCCAGGCGCACGGCAATGGGTCAGGCCGCTGAAATAATCGACCACCTTGGCGTCGAACAAGGCGATGTTGCGCTTGGCGATGCCAGGGCTCTGCGCCAGTTCCTGCGCGCAGGCAAACGCCTGCGCGGCGCTGCTGAAGCCCAGCAGGTATTCATCCCACGACTGGGCGGGTGCCAGGGCGATATCCAGATCCAGTACGATACCGTTGGTGCCATAGGCATGGTTGAGCAGCATCAGCTCGGGTGCGCGCAGTTCAATGATGCGGGGCTCGGGCTCCACGGTCATTACCCGAGCGCCGAGTAACGTCCCGTTGGCTGCCAGTGGTCCGTAGGTGATCGAGCCAATGCCGCCGAAGCCGCCTGCGAACAAGCCACCGAGTGTGGCGATGCGGAAGGTCGACGGCATGCAGCGCAGTTCCCAGCCCTGTTCGCGCACACTGTCCTCGAGGACAGAGAGCCGAATGCCGGCCTGGGCACGGACGATGCCATCACGCAACCAGCACACTTGATCGAGCCCGCTCATGTCGATGACCAATCCGCCCTGCAAGGGCACGGCCTGGCCATAGTTTCCGGTACCGCCCCCACGCAGGGTGATGGGAATGCCGCCGCTGCAGCAGGCCGCTATCGCCTGGCGCAATTGCTCCTCATCACGAGGGCGCAATGCCAGGTCGGCCTGGCGATTCTCCAGGCTGGCCTTGAGGATGGGGCTGAACCAGTGGAAGTCCTTCGACAGACGCTTGAGCTGGAATGCGCTGCTGATCCAGTCCAGTGCGGGCAATTGCTCACGCAGGGCCAGGGTTCGGGTGTTCAGGTCAGTCATGGCTAAAAAACCTTTTGGCGAAGTGGATGTGCGAGTTCAAAGTCCGCGATCGGTTTCGCTGTCGTGCCAGCGTCCGATCGCTTTTTTTGATAGCAGCGACATGCTGGCAAACAGTGCGATACCGGTGACGGAAATCAGCAGCAGCGCGGCAAACATCCGCGGGATGTTCAGCTGGAAGCCCGCTTGCAGGATCTGATAGGCCAGCCCGGTGTTGGTACCCCCGGTACCGGCCACGAACTCGGCGACGACCGCACCGATCAGCGCCAGGCCACTGGAAATGCGCAGCGCGGCAAAAAAGTACGGCATGGCAGTGGGCACCCGCAGGCGCAACAGCACTTGCAAGCGACTGCTGCGACGCAACTTGAAATAAGCCACCAGCCCCGGCGATACACTGCGCAGGCCGAGCGCCGTGTTGGAGATGACCGGGAAGACCGCCATCAGCGTCGCGCAAATCACCATGGCTAGCGTGGTGTCGCTGACCCAGATGATGATCAGCGGTGCGATTGCAACGATAGGCGTTACTTGCAGCAGCACGGCGTAAGGAAACAGCACCAGTTCGATCAACCGGCTTTGTACGAACACAAAAGCGATACTTACACCGATCAACACCGAGAGCATGAAGGACAGAACCGTGATCTTCAGGGTGAAGAGCAAGGCCGGTCCAAGTACGTCCCAGTCCTGCACCAGGGTGGTCAGGGTCAGCCACGGTGTCGGTATAAGGTAGGTGGGCACCTTGAGCGCCGTTAGCGCCAACTGCCACAAGGTAACCAGCAGCAGGGAGATCACCGTTGGCACGACGATTCTCTGAGCGCTTTCACTGGCCAGCCACGGCAGTTTGTCGTTTTTGGCTTTCATCGTATTTCCTCTTTACTGGCCGCTACCAACAGCTCATGCAGGTGCATGGCGTATTCGCTGAAACGTGCCGACAGGCGAAATTCGCTGGTACGTGGGTACGGTTCATCGATGCGCACATTTGCCACGACCCGACCCGGTCGAGCGGCCATCACAACAACCCGTTGTGAGAGGAACACGGCCTCCTGGATCGAGTGGGTCACGAACATCACTGTCCAGTTATGGCGCTGCCAAAGCTCCAGCAGGTCACTGTCCAAGGCATTGCGGGTAATTTCGTCCAGGGCGCCAAAGGGTTCGTCCATCAGCAGCAGGTGAGGTTCGACCACCAGCCCGCGGGCAATGGATACCCGCATCTGCATGCCCCCGGACAGCTCTCGGGGCAGCGCCTGGGCGAAGTCCTGCAAACCGACACGCTGCAATGCGAGGGCCACCCGACGGTCTGCTTCCGCGACGGGCACGCCGTCGAGTTCCAATGGCAGGCGCACATTCTTGTGCACGCTGTGCCAAGGCATTAGCGTTGCCTCCTGGAACACATAGGACAGGTGTTTGCCTGTCTCGGCCAGGCTGGCAACCGGCTTGCGCCACAGCAACAGACGGCCATCGGTGGGTTCGCTCAGGCCGGCAATCATCTTCAGCAACGTGCTCTTGCCACAGCCTGAAGGACCTAGCAGGGTCACGAACTGGCCTTCGGCAATGCTCAATTCCACAGGCCGCAGAGCCTGAGTGCCATTGGTGTAGGTTTTCTCGACTGACAGCGCCTCGATAGCTGCCGGCACCTGCGCTTGTTCTGCTGTACGCCACGGGTGAATCAGAGCGGCGGTACTCATGGCAGCACCGGCTGGAGCTGAATAAATCGCGTGGTGTACATCTGATCGAGAGGCACTTTGACGGGATCGATCAGCGCGCTTTGCACCGCCATTTGCCACGTCTGCTGCATACGCGTGGCCGTAATGATGCCGATGCCGCCGGTTTGCGCATCGCCGCCAGTGGCCAGTCCCGTACTGCGCAGCTTCTTGACGGCATAGTCGAGCTGGGCCTCACTCATCTGCGGATTGGCCTCGCGGATCAGGGCGTTGCCGGCACTTGGGTTGGCCAGGTAGTGCTTCATCCCTTGCATTGACGCGTTGAGGAAGGCGCTGACCTGTTCCGGGTGCTCAGCCATCCACGCGCTGTCGCAGGCAATAGAGTTGCCGTAGGGAGGGTAGCCCGCGTCGCTCAGGGCGAAGACCTTGAAGTTCGCTCCGGCCTGCTCGAGGGAGAAAGGCTCGGATGTCAGGTAGCCCTGCTGGGCCACGTTGCGGTCGGCCATGAACGGCTGGATGTTGAAGGTATACGGGCGCACGTGCTCATCGCGCAAACCCAGGTGAGTCTTGGCCCAAGGCCACCAACTGGAGTTCGCGGCGCTCGAGATCAAAATCGTGCTGTTACCCAGGTCCTGTATTTGCTCGATGTTGTCGTGGGCGATCAGTACGACCGGGTCGTGCTGGAACGTGGCAGCGACCATTTGCAGCGGTACGCCGCGTTCGCGGGCCATCATGGTCGCGAGATCGTCGCTGATGATGCACTGCGCCCGGCCGGCGGCGAGCAGTTGCACCGGGCTGACCTGTGGGCCACCCATCTGCACGGTGACTTGCAGACCTTGTTGGGCATACAAGCCTTCAGCCTGGGCCTGGTAGAAACCACCGTGTTCGGCCTGGGCATACCAGTTAGTGATGAAGGTCAGTGGGGTGGCGGCTTGAGCGGTACCTCCCAGCCAACCCAACCCACCTAGCAGAGCGAGGCGTATTCGAGCATTGCGCTTTGACGTCATGAACGATGAACTCCTTGTGGTCGTGTCTGGGATCAGGCCTGGCTCTGGATATAGCCGCTGTACTGACTGCGGCCCCAGGTGGTTTGCGCGCGGGTCAGCCATTGCATCCGATGGACTTCACCGATGGCTTTGGCCCATTGGCTACCGAGCTGATCGAGCAGCATCTGGCCTTGTTCCAGCGTGGCCGGGGTGGGGTCGCCAATCACCCCGCTCGGACCGAAGTCCATCGCGCACCAGGCGGCGGCCGAGCGGGTCGAGGACAGCGTCGGGCAAGGGAAGGGCGGCGGGAAATGGGCTTGGGCCTTGGTCATGTCCACCGTATCGGGGGCCAACGCCATGATGATGGCGGTCTCTGCATGGCCCGCATGCATGGACAACTGCTTTTCCTGGTGCGAGACGAAGCTTTCGTCGTGCGCAACGCTCCAGGCTGATCGAGCGATGATCACAAAGTCGCCGTGGCGCAGTCGCAATTCTCGGGCCGCCATTTCCAGTGGCTGTGTCTGGCCACCGTGGGTGTTGACGATCAGAAACTTTCGAAAGCCCGCCCGGTAGATCGACTCGCCGATCTCGATCACGGTGTTCAGCACCAGCTCGCCGGTCAGGGTGACTGTGCCGGGAAAATGCAGGTGCTCATCGGATTTGCCGTAGGTGATCGGGGGCAAGGCATAGGCAGGGATATCTTCACCAAGCAGTTCCATGGCCTTGCCCACGACGCCGGCAGCGACAATGCTGTCAACCGCACAAGGCAAGTGAGCGCCGTGCTGCTCGATGGCACCTGCGGGCAGGACGATGACGGTGTTTTCCTTGTCCGGCAGGCTGTCGATGGCGCACCAGCTCAGATACGGCAGGAAGCGTGAAGCGGGGGTATATCCGTTTAACATGGCAAAACTCCAGGGCGAGGGTAGAAACGATTAACGTTGTGGCAGATAGGCGGTGGCTTCGACTTCCACCAGAATGTCGGGGGATGGCAGCATGGCGCTGACCTCCACGACGGTGGAAATGGGCGGTGCATCGGGGAAAAAGCTTTTGCGCACCCCGCTGTAGAGCGGGAAGTGATCGAGGTCACGAAAGTACTGCACCAGCTTGAACACATCGCTCATGCGGCCTCCGGCGCTCTCTATGATTTGACGGATGCTGTCGAGCACGTACCAGCTCTGGGCCAGGATTGGACCCTGCTTGTAGTCGGTGGAGAACTCTCCGGTGCGGCCCAGGATTTCGGCTGCCGTCGCCGGGATATCGTTGAAGCCGCGCACGATCAGATTTGCGCCGGGGTTTACGGCGATCACGCCCGACAGAAAAATAAAATCCCCCGCACGGTGAAATGCCGCGTACCGCGCAAGGGGTTGGGAAAATGTGGGGGAGTGGGTCATGGCAAGCTCCGCAGGAAAGTCAGGTAATTGGCTGGTAGCTGTTCGCCACGCAAGAGGCTGCGATCACGTTCGGCAGGCCAGGTCCACGGGTCCGTGGTATGAAGCAAAGTAAGGTTGGCGCTCTGACCGCAGAGGGTGGGTGTTGCCTGGGGTCTACCCAGCCAGTCCACGCGACAAATGCTTTGGGACCAGATGTCGAATACGTCGTCGAGTTGAGCGACCCATGCAACCAGCTGCAAACTCGCTAACGGGTCGTAGTTGCCGATGGGATTGAAGGCATCCTGTACGTTGTCACTGCCGATCAGCAGTGGGATGTCACGTTGGCGTGCTTCCTTCAACAGGGTCAGGCCCCGCAGGCGTGGGGTGCGGTCAGGTACGGCGTCTTGCAGATACAGGTTGGTGGCGGGCAGGGCCAACAGAGTAATAGGGCCGCGGGCAACCAGATCCAGGGTCTGCCTGGCCACTGCGTCCGACTGGCTCGCCAAGGCACAAGCATGGCTGCAGATGATCTGCGTGGGGAATGCCGAAGCGCGCGCCAACCGCGCGACAGTCGCCAGGCCGCAAGCCGTAACCGAAAGCTCTTCATCAATGTGCAGGTCCAGGGGCAGCCCCAGGTCTGCCGCGCAGGCAAGCAGGTTCTGCACGCTCTGCAGGCTGAAATTACTGCTGTGGATGAAGGCACCGAGCACCGCGCCGGGGGCGTCGCGATGACGTGCTAGCGCATTGGCAATGCGTCGGGCATGGCCGGCATCTTCGAACAGCGGTAGCGGTACGAGAGCGACCCGCTCTAATGGCCACGGCATGTCCTCGGCGAGCTCGCGCAACACTGCCCAGGCCTTGGGCACCTGCGGGCTCCACCAGTCGACATGGCTGCGCAGATGGGTGACGCCGTTTGCCTGCGCTTGCAACAAGGCGCGGCCGGCACGTTGACGCAGATCGTCCTCGCTCCAACGCGAACGGTCGATCTGTGTGGCAGCGATTGCGCCGAGCAAGCCCGGCGCAATGCGCCCGAGGCGAGCACGGGTGTACGTCTTGTCCAGATGGGCGTGGGCTTCAAGCAGCCCCGGCAACACCAGGGAGCCTTTGCAGTCGAGACCGTTACCTTGGCCTGTGGCGGGTGTCACGGCCTGGACTCGACCGGCATCGATACTCAAGTCTGCCAATCGAGGTTGGTCGGACACCCGTGGCCATGCAGGAGGGAGCAGCCAGGCGGGAAGGCGGATGTTCTCGAGCTGCAAAGGCATGATTACAGCTCCAGGGTCAGGCTGGTGGAACTGCAACCGGCACAGCACAAGGCGAGGAGTGTCTGGCGTTCCTCATTGCTGAGGCATTCATCGAGATGACGCGGCTCCCCGTCCGTCCAAGGCACTACGCAACTGCCACATACCCCCTGTTCACAAACGGTATTGCAGGCCACCCCGTGGGAACGTAGTGCATCGATAAGCCGTTGCCCCGCGGCCACTTCAATCTCCTGATTGCGCAGGGCCAATTTGAGCCGGTAGCCAGACGCTGCTACCTCAACCGATTCACCGCCAAAGTGCTCCTGGTGCCAGCCGACGCCAGGCAGTTCGGCAAAGCGCGTCCGAACAGCTTGCATGAATCCGCTCGGACCGCAGCAGTACACATGATTGGGCTGACTTGGCAGCTGCAGTTCGCCCTCGCTGCTGAAGCTCAGCGACACTCTGGCGCGCCACGGGCCTTGTGTCAGCAAGTCAGCGAAGGGGAGTTCGGCGCGACTGCGGACCCTGGCGACCAGGTGAAAGTCTGCCTTGCAGCCGTGCAGGCTGTGAGCCATGGCGATCATCGGCGTCAGGCCGATGCCCGCACCCACCAGCAAATGGCTACCGGCGTTGTCCGCCAATCCAAAGGCATTGCGTGGCGGGCTGATCCACAGATCTTTGCCGACCCGAGCTGTCTGGTGCAACGCCTGCGAGCCGCCGCGCCCATCC
Proteins encoded:
- a CDS encoding OprD family outer membrane porin, which encodes MKRDKKRYGNTPSTRLLFALAVSLPAVAWADEQRPGDADMIAVQQRPGTLTEPVQQQDQSVLHDTATPQVDGEADTLAEMISGGRIDGNLRTLYYAAHNAFFTPGKTQDTLSYGGKLGFFSARYEGFSLGLSGYIQRGIAHSDDPSERDGYLGPNVTAMGEAYVKWEHENFKLVAGNQEVDVPFASTYDWRIAPQLFQGVYARYGDNDNHVTALRMYRFKSYIDDSFTKQTTYNHSFDAYSGLGDQDTDGFWGVGGARTLNFEPVELKAKAWHFEYLDYAHLTYLEGGLSRREGSIKPFIGVQAFHEDSEGRELLGEIHSRVYGVQLGIKHNSLTASLGYDRIVPDPNSYLNGALVTPYSHNVSSGPLFAQPFLTSTQDLGAGNAYAVDINGALRDHLFVGARYSFMDLKPTTGVASINQSEYMGFAIYKFAGSLQGLSIADFIGLQRQPGQEKNFWQNRLALEYAF
- a CDS encoding FAD-binding oxidoreductase, translating into MTDLNTRTLALREQLPALDWISSAFQLKRLSKDFHWFSPILKASLENRQADLALRPRDEEQLRQAIAACCSGGIPITLRGGGTGNYGQAVPLQGGLVIDMSGLDQVCWLRDGIVRAQAGIRLSVLEDSVREQGWELRCMPSTFRIATLGGLFAGGFGGIGSITYGPLAANGTLLGARVMTVEPEPRIIELRAPELMLLNHAYGTNGIVLDLDIALAPAQSWDEYLLGFSSAAQAFACAQELAQSPGIAKRNIALFDAKVVDYFSGLTHCRAPGEHAVIAAVPSQARDPLEQLVNRHGGRIALMQSAAQVRESGHSLLEYCWNHTTLHALKEDKTLTYLQSGYEYGQTWSQLQTIRSLVGDDEVLTHLEFIRDLQGRIVCAGLPLVRYRDPQQLQALIELHRTHGITINDPHVFTLEDGKHSGALDPAVIELKRQLDPAGLLNPGKIRTWNTPV
- a CDS encoding ABC transporter permease, producing MKAKNDKLPWLASESAQRIVVPTVISLLLVTLWQLALTALKVPTYLIPTPWLTLTTLVQDWDVLGPALLFTLKITVLSFMLSVLIGVSIAFVFVQSRLIELVLFPYAVLLQVTPIVAIAPLIIIWVSDTTLAMVICATLMAVFPVISNTALGLRSVSPGLVAYFKLRRSSRLQVLLRLRVPTAMPYFFAALRISSGLALIGAVVAEFVAGTGGTNTGLAYQILQAGFQLNIPRMFAALLLISVTGIALFASMSLLSKKAIGRWHDSETDRGL
- a CDS encoding ABC transporter ATP-binding protein; the encoded protein is MSTAALIHPWRTAEQAQVPAAIEALSVEKTYTNGTQALRPVELSIAEGQFVTLLGPSGCGKSTLLKMIAGLSEPTDGRLLLWRKPVASLAETGKHLSYVFQEATLMPWHSVHKNVRLPLELDGVPVAEADRRVALALQRVGLQDFAQALPRELSGGMQMRVSIARGLVVEPHLLLMDEPFGALDEITRNALDSDLLELWQRHNWTVMFVTHSIQEAVFLSQRVVVMAARPGRVVANVRIDEPYPRTSEFRLSARFSEYAMHLHELLVAASKEEIR
- a CDS encoding ABC transporter substrate-binding protein, with the translated sequence MTSKRNARIRLALLGGLGWLGGTAQAATPLTFITNWYAQAEHGGFYQAQAEGLYAQQGLQVTVQMGGPQVSPVQLLAAGRAQCIISDDLATMMARERGVPLQMVAATFQHDPVVLIAHDNIEQIQDLGNSTILISSAANSSWWPWAKTHLGLRDEHVRPYTFNIQPFMADRNVAQQGYLTSEPFSLEQAGANFKVFALSDAGYPPYGNSIACDSAWMAEHPEQVSAFLNASMQGMKHYLANPSAGNALIREANPQMSEAQLDYAVKKLRSTGLATGGDAQTGGIGIITATRMQQTWQMAVQSALIDPVKVPLDQMYTTRFIQLQPVLP
- a CDS encoding creatininase family protein codes for the protein MLNGYTPASRFLPYLSWCAIDSLPDKENTVIVLPAGAIEQHGAHLPCAVDSIVAAGVVGKAMELLGEDIPAYALPPITYGKSDEHLHFPGTVTLTGELVLNTVIEIGESIYRAGFRKFLIVNTHGGQTQPLEMAARELRLRHGDFVIIARSAWSVAHDESFVSHQEKQLSMHAGHAETAIIMALAPDTVDMTKAQAHFPPPFPCPTLSSTRSAAAWCAMDFGPSGVIGDPTPATLEQGQMLLDQLGSQWAKAIGEVHRMQWLTRAQTTWGRSQYSGYIQSQA
- a CDS encoding RidA family protein, coding for MTHSPTFSQPLARYAAFHRAGDFIFLSGVIAVNPGANLIVRGFNDIPATAAEILGRTGEFSTDYKQGPILAQSWYVLDSIRQIIESAGGRMSDVFKLVQYFRDLDHFPLYSGVRKSFFPDAPPISTVVEVSAMLPSPDILVEVEATAYLPQR
- a CDS encoding amidohydrolase family protein — translated: MPLQLENIRLPAWLLPPAWPRVSDQPRLADLSIDAGRVQAVTPATGQGNGLDCKGSLVLPGLLEAHAHLDKTYTRARLGRIAPGLLGAIAATQIDRSRWSEDDLRQRAGRALLQAQANGVTHLRSHVDWWSPQVPKAWAVLRELAEDMPWPLERVALVPLPLFEDAGHARRIANALARHRDAPGAVLGAFIHSSNFSLQSVQNLLACAADLGLPLDLHIDEELSVTACGLATVARLARASAFPTQIICSHACALASQSDAVARQTLDLVARGPITLLALPATNLYLQDAVPDRTPRLRGLTLLKEARQRDIPLLIGSDNVQDAFNPIGNYDPLASLQLVAWVAQLDDVFDIWSQSICRVDWLGRPQATPTLCGQSANLTLLHTTDPWTWPAERDRSLLRGEQLPANYLTFLRSLP
- a CDS encoding PDR/VanB family oxidoreductase; translated protein: MKKLSDIRVQIQQRHALTAHIDCWRLTPGEDSVLPAFSAGAHIEVQIAPGIRRAYSLCSDPAQRGFYEIAVKREEDGRGGSQALHQTARVGKDLWISPPRNAFGLADNAGSHLLVGAGIGLTPMIAMAHSLHGCKADFHLVARVRSRAELPFADLLTQGPWRARVSLSFSSEGELQLPSQPNHVYCCGPSGFMQAVRTRFAELPGVGWHQEHFGGESVEVAASGYRLKLALRNQEIEVAAGQRLIDALRSHGVACNTVCEQGVCGSCVVPWTDGEPRHLDECLSNEERQTLLALCCAGCSSTSLTLEL